The Variovorax sp. PMC12 genome segment CGTCCTCGAGATACTGCCCGGCAACGCCGCACAGATGCTCATGGGCCCCGACGCCTCGCCCGAAGCGGTGGCGGCGCTGGCCACCAAGCTCGGCCTCGACCTGCCCGCGTGGACGCGCTACTGGCACTGGATCGGCGGCCTGCTCACCGGCAACCTCGGCGACAGCTACGCCTACAGCTCGCCGGTGCTCGACCTGATCCTCGAGCGGCTGGCGCTCACCATGCCGCTGGCGCTGCTGGCGATGTTCTTCACCACGGTCATCGCGCTGCTGGTGGGCGTGACGGCCGCGGCGCGCCACAACAAGCTTGGCGACGTCGGCCTGATGGGCATGGCCCAGGTCGGCATCGCCATTCCCAATTTCTGGTTCGCGATCCTGCTGATCCTCGTGTTCTCGGTGAAGCTGCAGTGGTTCTCGGCAGGCGGCTTCGAGGGCTGGGGCGACGGCTTCTTCTCGGGCATCAAGTCGCTCCTGTTGCCTGCACTGTCGCTTGCGGTGGTGCAGGCCGCGATCCTCGCGCGCATCACGCGCTCGGCGGTGCTGGAAGTGATGCGCGAAGACTTCGTGCGCACCGCGCGGGCCAAGGGCGTTTCGCAGCGCATGGTGCTCTGGACGCATGTGCTGCGCAACGCCATGATCCCGGTCATCACGGTGATGGGCATGCAGTTCTCCGAGCTGCTGGCCGGCACCATCGTGGTGGAGAACGTGTTCTATCTTCCCGGCCTGGGCCGGCTGATCTTCCAGGCCATCAGCAACCGCGACCTGATCGTGGTGCGCAACTGCGTGATGCTGCTCGCGGCCATGGTGGTCATCGTGAATTTCGTGGTCGACGTGCTCTACGCCGTCATCGACCCGCGCATCAAGGCCAGCGACATATGAACGCCATCACGGCCCCGGCCCCCAGCGCCGCGGCGCTCAAGCTCCCCGGTTTCTGGCAACGCGCGGTGAAGCACCGCAGCTTCGTCATCGGCGGCGTGCTGGCCGCGCTGCTACTCATCGCGGCGCTGGTGTCCTTCGTATGGACGCCGTGGTCGCCGTATGCGATGGACATGGCGAACAAGATGCAGGCCCCGACGGGCTCGCACTGGCTGGGCACCGATGCATTCGGGCGCGACGTGGCCTCTCTGCTGCTGGTGGGTGCGCGCGCATCCATCCTGGTCGGCATCATTGCCGTGGGCATCGGCTTGGTGGTCGGCACCGCGCTGGGCCTGCTCGCGGCGGCCAGACGCGGCTGGGTCGAGGAAGCGGTAATGCGCCTGTCGGACTTCACGCTGGCCTTCCCCGCGATCCTCTCCGCCATCATGATGACCGCCGTGTTCGGCGCGGGCATCGTGAATGCCATCGTCGCGATCGGCATCTACAACATCCCGACCTTCGCGCGCATCACGCGCGCATCGGCCAACGCCATCTGGTCGCGCGAATACGTGGCCGCGGCGCGCGCCTGCGGCAAGGGCTCGTTCGCCATCACCATGCAGCACGTGCTGCCGAACATCTCGGCCGTGCTGATCGTGCAGATCACCATCCGCTTCGCCATCGCCATCCTCGCGGAAGCCGCGCTCTCGTACCTCGGCCTCGGCACGCAGCCGCCGCAACCGTCGTGGGGCCGCATGCTCAGCGAAGCACAGACCCTGATGTTCCAGCAGCCGCTGCTGGCGGTCTTTCCCGGCATGGCGATCGCGCTGGCGGTGCTGGGCCTGAACCTGCTGGGCGACGGCCTGCGCGACCTGCTCGATCCGCGCCTCGCCCGCGCACGCTGAGACCACGATGCCCCTCCTCGAAGTCAACAACCTCCAGATCGGCCTGCAGACCCAGCGCGGCCCGGCCCCGGCCGTGCGCGGCATCTCGTTCTCGCTGGAGCGCGGCGAAACGCTGGGCATCGTCGGCGAATCGGGCTGCGGCAAGTCGATCACCGTGATGTCGCTCATGGGCCTGCTGCCCTCCAGCGCGCAGGTCACCGGCAGCATCAAGCTCGACGGGCAGGAACTCGTCGGCCTGCCCGAAAAGCAGATGTGCCAGATCCGCGGCAACCGCATCGGCATGATCTTCCAGGAACCGATGACGGCGCTGAACCCGGTGCACACCATCGCGCGCCAGGTCGGCGAGCCGCTGCAGCTGCACCGCGGGCTGACCAAGGCGCAGGCCCGCAAGGAAGCTCTGGGCCTGCTCGACCGCGTGGGCATTCCCGACGCGGCCTCGCGCCTCGACGCCTACCCGCACCAGTTCTCCGGCGGCCAGCGCCAGCGCATCGGCATCGCGATAGCCTTGGCCTGCGGCCCCGACCTGCTGATTGCCGACGAGCCCACCACCGCGCTCGACGTGACCATCCAGAAGCAGGTGCTCGACCTGATCCAGAGCCTGGTCAAGGAAATGGGCATGGCGATGATCCTGATCTCGCACGACCTCGGCGTGATCGCCAACAGCGTGAAGCGCATGCTAGTGATGTACGGCGGCAGCGCGGTCGAAAGCGGCCCGACCGACACCGTCTTCGCGGGCCGCGCGCATCCCTACACGCGCGGCCTGTTCGCGGCGCGCCCCGCCATCGGCGCGGTGCGCGCGGGCAGGCTGCCGACCATCCGGGGCAGCGTGCCCGAGTTGGTCGACATGCCGCGCGGCTGCGCCTTCGCGGGCCGCTGCGCCCACACCATCGACCTGTGCCAGAGCACCCGGCCCCAGGCCACGCTGCTGCCGAACGACCACACGGTGCGCTGCCTGCGGCTCGGCGAGATCGCCGCGCTGAACGCCAAGGCCGCCGCCCTCCCCGCATGAGCCAGTCCACCAATGCCGGCCAGCCCCTGCTGGCCGTGAAGAACCTCTACCGCCACTACGCGCTGCCGCGTGAAAAACTGTTCGGCCCGCCGCCGACCGTGAAGGCGCTCAACGGCGTGAGCTTCGACGTGCACGCCGGCAAGAGCATGGGCATCGTCGGCGAATCGGGCTCGGGCAAGTCGACCATCGCGCGGCTGGTGATGGCGCTGGACACGCCCACGTCCGGCACCGTATCGCTCGAAGGCCGCGACCTGCATGCGCTGTCGAAGGAAGCGCTGCGCACGGCGCGGCGCGATTTCCAGATGGTGTTCCAGGACCCCTACGGTTCGCTCGACCCGCGCCAGACCGTGGCGCGCATCGTGGCCGAGCCGCTGGAGGCGCTGGCCGAGACCAGCCGCGCCGAGCAGCGCGAGCGCGCATCGGAAGCGCTTGCCGCCGTCGGCCTGCGCACCACCGACATGGACAAGTACCCGCACGAGTTCTCGGGCGGGCAGCGCCAGCGCATCGCCATTGCACGCGCGCTCATCACACGCCCCAAGCTCATCGTGGCCGACGAGCCGGTGAGCGCGCTCGACGTGTCGGTGCAGGCCCAGGTGCTCAACCTGATGCAGGACCTGCAGCAGCAGTTCGGCATCAGCTACCTGCTCATCAGCCACGACCTCGCGGTGGTCAACCACCTGTGCGACGAAGTCTGCGTGGTGTTCAAGGGCCGCATCGTGGAGCGGGGCCGCCCGGCCGACCTGTTCGCGCATGCGCAGCACGAATACACGCGCACGCTGCTGTCCGCCGTGCTGCACACGCCGTCGCGCTAGGCGACGCCGGTTCTCAGTTTCATCCTCACCTCCAGGAACTATCGAATGTTGAAGCGACGCACACTCATGACTTCCGCCATGGCCGCGGCAATCCCGGGGGTCTTCCTGCCCCAGGCACGTGCGCAGGCCGGCAAGAACACGCTGACGATCGGCATGCCGCTCGAGCCGCCGGGCCTGGACCCGACCACCGGCGCCGCGTCGGCCATCGCGGAGATCACGCAGTACAACATCTTCGAGACGCTCACCAAGGTGAATGCCGACGGCTCGGTCACGCCGATGCTGGCGGAGAGCTGGTCGTCGTCGCCCGACATGAAGACCTTCGTCTTCAAGCTTCGCAAGGGCGTGCGCTTCGAGAACGACCAGCCCTTCAACGCGCACACCGTGAAGTTCTCGTTCGACCGCGCGGGCGGCGCCAAGAGCACCAACAAGGACAAGCGCTTCTTCAGCGAGATCGGCACCGTGGTGCTCGACGAGTACACGGTGGGCGTCAACAGCACGCTGCCCAACCCCGACCTGCCGTTCATGCTGGGGCAGTCGACCGCCTGCATCGTCGAGCCCAAGAGCGCCGACACCAATGCCACCGCGCCGGTGGGCACCGGCCCGTACAAGCTGAGCGCATGGCAGCGCGGCGCCTCCTGCACGCTGGTCAAGTCGCCGAGCTACCGCGACCCGAGCCTCGCGAAGGTCCCGAAGTTCGTGTTCCGCTTCATGTCGGACACGGCCGCGCAGACCGCCGCGCTGATGGCCAGCGACATCGACATCTTCCCGCGCGCGGGCACCCGCTCGGTCGCGCAGTTCAAGGGCAACCCGCGCTTCCAGGTGATTGAAGTGGGCACGCGCGGCAAGGTGATCCTGACCATCAACAACCGCAAGAAGCCACTGGACGACGTGCGCGTGCGCCGCGCCATCCTGGCGGCCATCGACCGCAACGCAATCATCCAGGGCGCGGCGGACGGCTTCGGCAAGCCCATCGGCAGCCACTACGCCATGGGCGCGCCGGGCTTCGTCGACACCACGGCGATGAACCCCTTCGACATCGAGAAAGCGAAGAAGCTGCTGGCCGAAGCGGGCGTGAAGACGCCGCTAGAACTGCGCCTGCAACTGCCTCCGCCCTCGTATGCACGCCAGGGCGGCGAGATGATCGCAGCGCAGCTGGCGCAGATCGGCATCAACGTGAAGATCCAGAACGTGGAATGGGCCCAGTGGCTCAGCGGCACCTTCGGCGGCGCGCACGATTTCGACCTGACGATGGTCGCGCACGTGGAGCCCTTCGACCTGGTGAAGTACACCGAGCCCGACTACTACTGGGGCTACGACTCCAAGAAATTCCGCGACCTGTTCGTCACCATCCAGAACGAAGAGAACAAGAAGCGCCGCGCCGACCTGCTGGCCGACGCCCAGCGCATGCTGGCCACCGATGCGGTCAACGGCTTCCTCTACCAGGCGGTGTTCCCGACCATCGCGCGCAAGGAAGTGAAGGGCCTGTGGCCGAGCATGCCGATCGTGGTGAACGACCTGGCCGCGATCTCGTGGGGTTGATGCGATGACGACCAAGCCCCTCTATTCGCTGGGCGTGCAGGAGCTGCACGCGGCCTATGCCGCCAAGGAACTGTCGCCGGTGGAAGTGGCGCGCTCGGTGAACGAGCGCATCGCCGCCTACGAGCCCGAGCTGCACGCAACCTGGCTGTTCCGCCCTGAACTCGCGCTCGAGCAGGCGCGCGCCTCCGAAGCCCGCTGGCTGGCCGGCAAGCCGCGCGGCATGCTCGACGGCGTGCCCGTGACCATCAAGGACAACCTCGCCACCGAAGGCGACCCGATGCCGCTGGGCACCGCCGCCTACGACCTGGTGCCGATGAGCTACGACTCGCCGCCCGCCGCGCGCCTGAAGGAAGACGGCACGGTGCTGGTGGCCAAGACCACCATGCCCGACCTGGGCATGCTGTCGTCGGGCCTGTCGAGCTTTCATGAACTCTCGCGCAACCCATGGGACGTTTCGCGCACGCCGGGCGGTTCCAGCTCCGGCGCCGGTGCTGCTGCGGCCGCAGGCTACGGCCCGCTGCACGTGGGCACGGACATCGGCGGCTCGCTGCGCCTGCCGGCCAGCTGGTGCGGCATCTACACGCTCAAGCCCAGCTTCGGCCGCATTCCCCTCAGTTCACCCTACATGGGCCGCTGTGCCGGTCCGATGACGCGCACGGTGGCCGACTCGGCGCTGATGATGGCGTCGGTCGCGCAGCCCGACGATCGCGACTACTCGGAGCTGCCGCCGCCGGTCATCGACTGGAACGCCTTCGAGGTCGATCCGTCGTTCCTCAAGGGCAAGCGCGTGGCGCTGCACATGGACGCGGGCTGCGGCCTGCCGCTCGATCCGCAGATCGCCGAGGCGGTGCGCCGCGCGGCGAAGCGCATCGAGGCTGCCGGTGCGCACGTCGAAGAAATCCCGGCCTTCATGACACCGAAGATGCTGCAGGGCATGGACCACTTCTGGCGCATGCGCTCGTGCATCGACATCCAGGCGATGCCGGCCGAGAAGCGCGCGAAGATCCTGCCGTACATCCGCGAATGGGCCGAGAGCGCCGCCGGATTCTCGGGCGCGCACATCTTCGACGCCTACAGCCAGTTCATCGCCACGCGCGCGGCCACGGTCGCCGCAACCAAGGCCTACGACTTCGTCATCTCGCCGGTGTCGCCCAACCTGCCCGCGCCGGCCGACCACGCCTCGCCGACCAACGATCCGATGCTGCCGCTGGAACACATCGGCTTCACGGTGCCCTACAACATGTCGGAGCAGCCCGCCGCGTCGATCAACTGCGGCTATTCGGCCGAGGGCATGCCCATCGGGCTGCAGATCGCCGGGCGCCGTTTCGACGACCTGGGCGTGCTGCAGTTCAGCCGCGCCTTCGAGCAGATCCGCGAAGCACAGAAACCCTGGCCGGAACCCAAGTGATCCGCCACAAGGAGACATCGACCCCATGAACGCCACCCACTACATCGACGGCCGCCGCGTGGCGTCCGAAGGCAACGCCACCATCGACGTGATCGACCCGAGCGATGGCCAAAAATTCGGCGAGATCGCACGCGGCACCGCCGCCGACATCGATACCGCCGTGCGCGCGGCGCGCCAGGCCATGGGCGACAACTTCGACGGTACCTGGGGCGAGATGACGGCGCTGCAGCGCGGCCGCCTGCTCGGCAAGCTCGGCGCCGCCGTCATGGCCCACCACGAGGAGCTGGCCCAGCTCGAAGCCCGCGACACCGGCAAGGCACTGCGCGTGGCGCGCAACGACGCGACCGCGCTGGCCCGCTACATGGAGTACTACGCCGGCGCCTGCGACAAGCTGCATGGCGACACGCTGCCCTACGAACGCGGCTACACGGTGCTGACCGTGCGCATCCCGCACGGCGTGACGGGCCACATCATTCCCTGGAACTACCCGATGCAGATCGCGGGCCGCAGCGTGGGTGCGTCGCTCGCCGCCGGCAACGCCTGCGTGGTGAAGCCGGCCGAAGACGCCAGCCTGTCGCTGCTGCGGCTCGCCGAGCTTGCGACCGAGGTCGGCTTCCCGGCCGGCGCGCTCAATGTGGTGACGGGCTACGGCAAGGAAGCCGGCGCGGCGCTGTGCGCGCACCCGGGCATCGACCACATCTCCTTCACCGGCTCGACCATGACCGGCCGCAGCGTGGGCCTGGCCGCCGCCGAGCGCCACTGCCCGGTGACGCTGGAGCTGGGCGGCAAGTCGCCGCAGATCGTGTTCGCCGATGCCGACCTGGACGCGGCCGAGCCGGTGCTGCTCAACGCCATCATCCAGAACGCGGGCCAGACCTGCTCGGCCGGCAGCCGCGTGCTGGTGGAACAGTCGGTCTACGAAGAAGTGGTGCAGCGGCTCGCGAAGCGCTTCACCGCCGTGCGCGCGGGCACGCCCGCCGAAGACCTGGACATGGGCCCGCTCATCAACGAAAAGCAGTTCCGCCAGGTGCGCGACATGGTCTCGACGGCCGAGGCCGCGGGCCTGAAGGTGGCGGCGCGCGGCACGGTGTCGCCCAACGCACCGTCCAGCGGCTACTACCAGGAGGCCGTGCTGTTCCGCGATGTGCCGCACGACAGCGATCTGGCGCAGCGCGAGATCTTCGGCCCTGTGCTGGTCGTGATGCCTTTCGCCGACGAGGCGGAGGCGGTGCGCCTGGCCAACGGCACGGACTTCGGCCTGGTGGCCGGCGTGTGGACCCGCGACGGCGCGCGCCAGCTGCGCATGGCGCACAAGCTGCACTGCGGGCAGGTCTTCGTCAACAATTACGGTGCGGCGGGTGGTGTAGAACTGCCCTTCGGCGGCGTGAAATCCAGCGGCTTCGGCCGCGAGAAGGGCTTCGAGGCCCTGCTCGGATTCACGACCCTCAAGACCATCGCAATCAAGCACGGATGAAGACAACACATGACAACCACTGAACAGCAAACGCCGCGCAAGGTCGGCCTCGTCGGCGTCGGCCTGATGGGCCACGGCATCGCAAGCAACATCGTCAAGCATGGCCACCAGCTGACCGTGCTGGAACACGCGGGCAACCAGCCGATCGACGGGTTGCTGAAGGCCGGCGCCACTTCGGTGAAGGACGTGGCTGCGCTGGCTGCTCAGGTCGACGTGCTGATCCTGTGCGTCACCGGCACGCCGCAGGTCGAGGCCGTGATGCTGGGCGACCAAGGCGCACTGTCAGCGCTGCGCCCCGGTACGGTCGTGATCGACTGCTCCACGGCAGTGCCCGCCTCCACCGCCAAGGTGGCCGAGGCGGTGAGCGCCAAGGGCGGCAAGTTCATCGACGCGCCCATGACGCGCACCGCCAAGGAGGCGGCCGAAGGACGCCTGAACCTGCTGGTGGGCGGCGACGCCGAAGTGCTGGCCTCGTGCCTGCCGCTGCTGCGCTGCTTTGCGGAGAACATCACGCACGTGGGCGGCATCGGCGCCGGCCACGCGATGAAGCTGCTTCACAACTTCGTGTCTCTGGGCACCGTGGCGCTGCTGTGCGAGGCAGCCGCCTGTGCGGAGCGCGCCGGCGTGAAGCCAGAGGTGTTCGTCGATGTGCTCGCCAAGGGCGGCGGCAATGGCGTGGCGCTGGAACGCGTCAAGCCCAAGCTGCTGACGGGCGGCACCGATTCGCTGAAGTTCTCGATGGCGAACGCCAAGAAGGACCTTGGCTACTACAACGACATGGCGGAACAGGCGTCGGCCGGGCACGGCATCGCGCAAGCCGTGGATGCGCTGCTGACGCAAGGCGTGGAGAAGTTCGGTCCGGACCGGATGGTGCTTGATCTGGTCGAAGCGTTGCGCTGATTGCCCAGATCGCTTAAGTCCTTGATCTTGTTGGACTCAGCGTGTGTGAATGTGGTGGAGCTGGGGGGATTTGAACCCCCGTCCGCAAGCCTTCATCGCGCAGTTCTACATGTTTAGTGATCTGATTTAAGTCTCGCTTCCGGAACCGCGCAGTCACACGCTGAACCGGACGCCAGCACCCTATTTTCTCGCCCCGACCCAAGGTACCCGGATCGAAGCCAGCCCATGTAATTATCCTTGCAGCCGGGAGGTCAGGATTGCTCCAGACCCCCTTGCCCAGCCCATCGGCCAACTGTTGCAAGGCTCACTGGCAATTAAGCAGCGAGTGCGAAACGTTCGTCGTTTGCAGTTAGTTTGTTTGAATCTGTTTTACGAGCGCATTCAGCTCGACATGCCCCGCTGCGACTCCGAACCCACGTCGAAACCAGTGCAGCCCCAAGCGACTCATTTTAGGCGCTATTGAGTAACTTCAAGAGCTCCAAGGGCGAAGATATTGATGCGTCGGCCTTCCACAGGGCCGAATCGGCCTGCGAACCCATGTAGCCGTAGGTGGCGGCAACGGTGCGCATGCCCGCTGCGCGGCCCGCGATGATGTCCCGCTCGTCGTCGCCCACGTACATGCAGGCATCGGAAGGCACGCCGAGTCGGCGCGCGGCTTCATGCAGGGGCTCTGGATGCGGCTTGGCGAACGGCGTGGTGTCGCCGCTGATAACCGCTCCTGCGGTCTCGAAGAGCGGTATGGCGCGCGTGAGCGGGTCGGTGAACCGCATCGACTTGTTGGTCACGACACCCCATGGAAGCCCCTGCTCGCGCAGTGCTTCGATCAACGCATGAACGCCGTCGAACACCTGCGTATTGAGCAGCATGCGGCGCTCGTAGGTCACGAAGAACTCTTCGCGCAATTCATCGAACTCGGGCGACTCCGGCGTGATGCCGAAGGCCACGCCAAGCATGCCCCGCGCACCGGCCCCTGCCATCGGTCGGTATCTTTCGAGCGGATACGACGCCAAGCCGCGATCGGTACGCATCTTGTCGGCTGCCGCGCCCAGGTCGGGTGCGCTGTCGATCAGCGTGCCGTCGAGGTCGAACAGCACAGCTTTTGTCTTGAGCCCGCTGCTCATGCCGGAGCGCCCGGCTTCCGGGTGGCGAACATGTAGTTGACGCTGGTGTCGCCGCTGAGCCAGTAGCGGCGCGTCAACGGGTTGTGCTCCATGCCCCGGGTGTGCCGCAGGTCGAGCCCGGCTGCCCGGCAATAGGCGGCCAGTTCGCTAGGGCGAATCAACTTCGCGTACTCATGCGTCCCACGCGGCAGCATGCCAAGCACGTATTCGGCGCCCACTATGGCCAGCATGAAAGACTTCAGGTTTCGGTTGATGGTCGAGAAGAACACCCATCCACCTGGCTTCACCAGATCCGCGCAGGCCTGGATCACCGATGCCGGTTGCGGCACATGCTCGAGCATTTCCATGCAGGTGACGACATCGAAACTGCCCGGCTGCTCCGCCGCCAGCGCCTCAGCGCTGATCTCGCGGTACTTCACGCCGCGCGTGCCGGCTTCGAGCGCATGAAGTTGCGCCACCTTGAGCGCCTTGCCGGCCAGGTCGATGCCCAGAACTTCCGCACCCTTGCGAGCCATCGAATCGGCCAGGATGCCACCGCCGCAGCCGATATCGAGCACCCGGCGCTGCGAAATAGGCGCAATACCGTCGATCCATTCCAGGCGCAATGGATTGATTTCGTGCAATGGTCGGAATTCACTTTCCAAATCCCACCAACGGTGCGCGAGTTCTGAAAACTTGGCCAGTTCGGCCGGATCGGCATTCACGTTTTCTGTCATGCAGCGATTATGAAACGAGCCATGCCCGACAACACCGAGCAAGGCTTTGCTGAATGAGCGAATGCCAATTCGACAGACATAAAAAAACCCCGCCGTAGCGGGGTTTTCATGATCGATGGAATCGATTGATTAGTTGGCGCGGGTGCCGACCACTTCGATTTCCACGCGACGGTTCTTGGCGCGACCTTCCTTGGTCTTGTTGTCAGCCACAGGCTGCGACTTGCCCTTGCCTTCGGTGTAGACGCGGTTGCGTTCGATGCCCTTCGAGACCAGGAAGGCCTTGACGGCTTCGGCGCGACGGACCGACAGACGCTGGTTGTAGGCAACCGTACCGATCGAGTCGGTGTGGCCCACAGCGATGATCACTTCGAGGTTCACACCACGGATCTTCTCGACCAGGTCGGTCAGCTTCGCACGGCCTTCAGGCTTCAGAACCGACTTGTCGAAGTCGAAGAAGGCGTCAGCAGCGAAGGTCACCTTGTTGGCGGCCACGACCGGGGGAGCCGGGGGAACCGGAGCAGCAGGCGTAGGAGCCGTAGCGACAGGAGCAGCAGGAACCAGAGCACCGTCGCAACCAGCGGCAGCCGTTGCGGGCGTCCAGTTGGCATCGCGCCAGCACAGTTCGTTCGTGCCGTTCTTCCAGACCAGTTCGCCGGTGCCGTTTTGCCAGTTGTCGATCGTAGGACCGCCGTCCGCAGCGGTGACACGGGTCTGCGCGCCGGCGGCAGTGGCGAGCGCAGCGACTGCAA includes the following:
- a CDS encoding aldehyde dehydrogenase family protein, with the translated sequence MNATHYIDGRRVASEGNATIDVIDPSDGQKFGEIARGTAADIDTAVRAARQAMGDNFDGTWGEMTALQRGRLLGKLGAAVMAHHEELAQLEARDTGKALRVARNDATALARYMEYYAGACDKLHGDTLPYERGYTVLTVRIPHGVTGHIIPWNYPMQIAGRSVGASLAAGNACVVKPAEDASLSLLRLAELATEVGFPAGALNVVTGYGKEAGAALCAHPGIDHISFTGSTMTGRSVGLAAAERHCPVTLELGGKSPQIVFADADLDAAEPVLLNAIIQNAGQTCSAGSRVLVEQSVYEEVVQRLAKRFTAVRAGTPAEDLDMGPLINEKQFRQVRDMVSTAEAAGLKVAARGTVSPNAPSSGYYQEAVLFRDVPHDSDLAQREIFGPVLVVMPFADEAEAVRLANGTDFGLVAGVWTRDGARQLRMAHKLHCGQVFVNNYGAAGGVELPFGGVKSSGFGREKGFEALLGFTTLKTIAIKHG
- a CDS encoding ABC transporter permease, whose amino-acid sequence is MNAITAPAPSAAALKLPGFWQRAVKHRSFVIGGVLAALLLIAALVSFVWTPWSPYAMDMANKMQAPTGSHWLGTDAFGRDVASLLLVGARASILVGIIAVGIGLVVGTALGLLAAARRGWVEEAVMRLSDFTLAFPAILSAIMMTAVFGAGIVNAIVAIGIYNIPTFARITRASANAIWSREYVAAARACGKGSFAITMQHVLPNISAVLIVQITIRFAIAILAEAALSYLGLGTQPPQPSWGRMLSEAQTLMFQQPLLAVFPGMAIALAVLGLNLLGDGLRDLLDPRLARAR
- a CDS encoding amidase, whose translation is MTTKPLYSLGVQELHAAYAAKELSPVEVARSVNERIAAYEPELHATWLFRPELALEQARASEARWLAGKPRGMLDGVPVTIKDNLATEGDPMPLGTAAYDLVPMSYDSPPAARLKEDGTVLVAKTTMPDLGMLSSGLSSFHELSRNPWDVSRTPGGSSSGAGAAAAAGYGPLHVGTDIGGSLRLPASWCGIYTLKPSFGRIPLSSPYMGRCAGPMTRTVADSALMMASVAQPDDRDYSELPPPVIDWNAFEVDPSFLKGKRVALHMDAGCGLPLDPQIAEAVRRAAKRIEAAGAHVEEIPAFMTPKMLQGMDHFWRMRSCIDIQAMPAEKRAKILPYIREWAESAAGFSGAHIFDAYSQFIATRAATVAATKAYDFVISPVSPNLPAPADHASPTNDPMLPLEHIGFTVPYNMSEQPAASINCGYSAEGMPIGLQIAGRRFDDLGVLQFSRAFEQIREAQKPWPEPK
- the ubiG gene encoding bifunctional 2-polyprenyl-6-hydroxyphenol methylase/3-demethylubiquinol 3-O-methyltransferase UbiG, which translates into the protein MTENVNADPAELAKFSELAHRWWDLESEFRPLHEINPLRLEWIDGIAPISQRRVLDIGCGGGILADSMARKGAEVLGIDLAGKALKVAQLHALEAGTRGVKYREISAEALAAEQPGSFDVVTCMEMLEHVPQPASVIQACADLVKPGGWVFFSTINRNLKSFMLAIVGAEYVLGMLPRGTHEYAKLIRPSELAAYCRAAGLDLRHTRGMEHNPLTRRYWLSGDTSVNYMFATRKPGAPA
- a CDS encoding ABC transporter substrate-binding protein, translated to MLKRRTLMTSAMAAAIPGVFLPQARAQAGKNTLTIGMPLEPPGLDPTTGAASAIAEITQYNIFETLTKVNADGSVTPMLAESWSSSPDMKTFVFKLRKGVRFENDQPFNAHTVKFSFDRAGGAKSTNKDKRFFSEIGTVVLDEYTVGVNSTLPNPDLPFMLGQSTACIVEPKSADTNATAPVGTGPYKLSAWQRGASCTLVKSPSYRDPSLAKVPKFVFRFMSDTAAQTAALMASDIDIFPRAGTRSVAQFKGNPRFQVIEVGTRGKVILTINNRKKPLDDVRVRRAILAAIDRNAIIQGAADGFGKPIGSHYAMGAPGFVDTTAMNPFDIEKAKKLLAEAGVKTPLELRLQLPPPSYARQGGEMIAAQLAQIGINVKIQNVEWAQWLSGTFGGAHDFDLTMVAHVEPFDLVKYTEPDYYWGYDSKKFRDLFVTIQNEENKKRRADLLADAQRMLATDAVNGFLYQAVFPTIARKEVKGLWPSMPIVVNDLAAISWG
- a CDS encoding ABC transporter permease, which produces MGLFLLKRTLTLIGTLVGASIIVFLVLEILPGNAAQMLMGPDASPEAVAALATKLGLDLPAWTRYWHWIGGLLTGNLGDSYAYSSPVLDLILERLALTMPLALLAMFFTTVIALLVGVTAAARHNKLGDVGLMGMAQVGIAIPNFWFAILLILVFSVKLQWFSAGGFEGWGDGFFSGIKSLLLPALSLAVVQAAILARITRSAVLEVMREDFVRTARAKGVSQRMVLWTHVLRNAMIPVITVMGMQFSELLAGTIVVENVFYLPGLGRLIFQAISNRDLIVVRNCVMLLAAMVVIVNFVVDVLYAVIDPRIKASDI
- the gph gene encoding phosphoglycolate phosphatase (PGP is an essential enzyme in the glycolate salvage pathway in higher organisms (photorespiration in plants). Phosphoglycolate results from the oxidase activity of RubisCO in the Calvin cycle when concentrations of carbon dioxide are low relative to oxygen. This enzyme is a member of the Haloacid Dehalogenase (HAD) superfamily of aspartate-nucleophile hydrolase enzymes (PF00702).), with the translated sequence MSSGLKTKAVLFDLDGTLIDSAPDLGAAADKMRTDRGLASYPLERYRPMAGAGARGMLGVAFGITPESPEFDELREEFFVTYERRMLLNTQVFDGVHALIEALREQGLPWGVVTNKSMRFTDPLTRAIPLFETAGAVISGDTTPFAKPHPEPLHEAARRLGVPSDACMYVGDDERDIIAGRAAGMRTVAATYGYMGSQADSALWKADASISSPLELLKLLNSA
- a CDS encoding NAD(P)-dependent oxidoreductase; the protein is MTTTEQQTPRKVGLVGVGLMGHGIASNIVKHGHQLTVLEHAGNQPIDGLLKAGATSVKDVAALAAQVDVLILCVTGTPQVEAVMLGDQGALSALRPGTVVIDCSTAVPASTAKVAEAVSAKGGKFIDAPMTRTAKEAAEGRLNLLVGGDAEVLASCLPLLRCFAENITHVGGIGAGHAMKLLHNFVSLGTVALLCEAAACAERAGVKPEVFVDVLAKGGGNGVALERVKPKLLTGGTDSLKFSMANAKKDLGYYNDMAEQASAGHGIAQAVDALLTQGVEKFGPDRMVLDLVEALR
- a CDS encoding ATP-binding cassette domain-containing protein; translated protein: MSQSTNAGQPLLAVKNLYRHYALPREKLFGPPPTVKALNGVSFDVHAGKSMGIVGESGSGKSTIARLVMALDTPTSGTVSLEGRDLHALSKEALRTARRDFQMVFQDPYGSLDPRQTVARIVAEPLEALAETSRAEQRERASEALAAVGLRTTDMDKYPHEFSGGQRQRIAIARALITRPKLIVADEPVSALDVSVQAQVLNLMQDLQQQFGISYLLISHDLAVVNHLCDEVCVVFKGRIVERGRPADLFAHAQHEYTRTLLSAVLHTPSR
- a CDS encoding ABC transporter ATP-binding protein — translated: MPLLEVNNLQIGLQTQRGPAPAVRGISFSLERGETLGIVGESGCGKSITVMSLMGLLPSSAQVTGSIKLDGQELVGLPEKQMCQIRGNRIGMIFQEPMTALNPVHTIARQVGEPLQLHRGLTKAQARKEALGLLDRVGIPDAASRLDAYPHQFSGGQRQRIGIAIALACGPDLLIADEPTTALDVTIQKQVLDLIQSLVKEMGMAMILISHDLGVIANSVKRMLVMYGGSAVESGPTDTVFAGRAHPYTRGLFAARPAIGAVRAGRLPTIRGSVPELVDMPRGCAFAGRCAHTIDLCQSTRPQATLLPNDHTVRCLRLGEIAALNAKAAALPA